Part of the Gramella sp. Hel_I_59 genome, TAGAGCTTGATGACCGATGTGAACAAATAGAAGTAATTATGATGTTAACCGGAACCCACGATTTTGAATCTTTAAAACGATCTGAGAAGGAAAGAAAAAAGAATTTTAAAATGCTTCCAGAAATACATAAACAAGCTTACAACAAAGGAATATTTAAAATAGAGCAGCCCTGCTACAGTCGTGAATTTGAACCCTACTATCTAGATAAGAGAATTTAAATAATAATATTTAGAATCATAGTCATACTGTGCACAACAGCGGTTCATCTCAAATTCCGGGTAATTGTGGAAAAAGTGTAATTTAGAAAACCAAGAAAGAAAATGGTTAATCTGACAAATCTGCATCCCTACTCCCGCAACTTGCGATAACCGCAAACCGTTGTGCAGCATAATTTAGAATGCTTTCGATAAAATATTTGAATGAAAATTAACAAAACTTACCAAAGTTTACTGGATAAATCTATAAACTCAATGCTCTCAGCAATTGAGATTTATAATAAACCTGACTTCAAATATCGGGAGGAAACTTTTGCTATTCTCACCATAAATAGTTGGGAACTTCTTTTTAAAGCTAGGATTTTGAAATTGTCCAAATATAATATGAAATCCATATATCAATTGGAAGCTAGAAAAAAGAAGAATGGAGAAAAGTCTAAATTGATGCAGCCTAAATTGAATAGAGCTAAAAACCCTATGACAATTAGCTTAGCCGAGTCAATATATATATATTAAGAGCAAAAAATGAAACTCTAAGCCTTAACTTGATCAAGAGTTTATTCGCTTTAATAGAGCTTCGGGACAATGCTATTCACTTTCATAATGATTCCGAAATTGAAAAAGAAATACAAGAATTAGGTTTCGCTTGTATTAAGAACTTTATGGAACTAATTAAAAAATGGGAACCTAAGGTTAATCTTTCAAATTATAATTTTTATCTAATGCCGTTAGCTTACGTAGATTCGAAAATAGAGGCCAATGCTATTCTAACTGACGAAGTAAAAAATTACTTGAATTACCTTAAGAAAAAAGTTTCAGAAACGGATGGAGAAGATTTAGATTTCAGCGTAGCAATAGGAATTGATATTAACTTTAAAAAGAACACAACACTTGAGGGTATTGGAATGAGATACGATTCTGACGGTGTCCCAATCAATTTATCAGAGGAAGATATTACAAAGAAATATCCATTGACTTATAATGAGATTGTCCAAAAAAGTAGAAAGCGTTATAAGGATTTCAAACAAAATTCAGATTTCCATTCAATTATGAGAGAAATAAAAAAAGAAGACAAATTCGCCCATAATAGAAAACTGGATCCAAAAAGTGCAAAATCACAAATTAAAACGTTTTTCAATCCAAATGTTTGGCAAGAACTTGACAAACATTATTCTAAGTAAATTACGCAGCACAACAACGGTTAATCGCCAATAGACGGCAGCGTTAGAAAGAAAATAATTAAATTGACCAACAAACCAATACTAAGCCGACAAATCCGCGTCCCTTACTCCGCCAACTGGCGATAACCGAGACCGTTGGCAAACATTAAAATTTATGTACTTAACTAATAATTAAATAATTGAATGAAAAGATTCTTATTCTTACTTATTGCATTAACTACTTCGATTAATATAAATGCTCAAGATCAATACGATTTTAAAATTGGAGTTAATGCAGGATTAAATTATCCAGATATAAGAGGAAATGAATATGCAAAATATAATAATTTCAAAGTAGGATACTTAGTAGGTGTTTCTCTTGAGTATTACTTGAATCAAAATCTTTCATTAAAATCAAATCTAAATTATGAAAGAAAAATTAAAAAACTTCAATTAACCTATTATGATTATAACGCGGAGGAAACAGGAAAAGAAAATTTTAGAGAAATAACTCAATTTATAAACTTCCCAGTTTTATTAAAATATGAATTTATGAATTCCAAATTCTTTTTAAATGGTGGAGGTTTTTTGAATATCTTTTTAGATAATGCCTATAAACCAGATTTTCCAATTGATAATATTAATGAATATACAGAGAAGAATAATATAGATGCTGGATTCTCAGCTGGTGCCGGAATAAATATACCACTAAATGAAAAAAATTGGTTAATTCTAGAAATTAGAGATGATTTCGGAATAATAGATATTGGAGGAGTTCCGCAAAGTATAGATGGAAAAGTACAAACTAACTCTATAAAACTAATCTTAAGTTGGAATTTCGGTATTTAACGTTTGCCAACATCGGTTCATCGCAAATAACGGGTATTGTCAAAAAAGTGTAATTTTAGAAACCAGGAAAGAAAATGGTTAAGCCGACAAGTCCGCGTCCCTACTCCCGCAACTTGCGATAACCGTAACCGTTGCCCACAATTATGAGAAAAATTCGATTATATATAATAATTTTTAACTCTCTATTCTTTTCAATAAATGGGTTTTCACAAGACGTATCATTTTTTAATGCTGACGGTGTTTTTTCAATTGGAACACAATCAAACAGAACTGCATCAATAACATTATTTGATATTGACCAGGATGGAGATTTAGACGCTCTTGTTGCGAATGGAAGACACTGGGCAGAACAGAACTACCTTTTTTATAATGACAGCAAAGGAGGCTTTAAAATGGCAATTCCAATAGGAAACATTCTTGACGCATCTTACGCTGTAAAAAGTGCGGATTTCAATAATGACGGATTTATGGACATTGCAGTTGCTAATGACAATATTGACAATAAACTATATTTCGGTTCAGCTAATAACAATTTTGAGAAAGGAATTTCTTTTGGTTCCATATCTCCTTCAAGAAATCTTGAAATAGCAGATATTGACAATGATGGAGATTTTGACCTTATACTTTCAAATAGAAAAGCTGAAAACGAAATTTGTCTAAACGACGGAAAAGGAAATTTTGAGAAAATTATAGCGTTTGGAAATCAATCCAACCAGACAATTCAAACTAAAATAATAGACATAAACAAAGATGGTTTTTTAGACTTAATTACAGCAGAAAGACAAACTAAGAACAAGATATATCTTAATGATGGAAAACAGAATTTTTCAAAGAAAATAGAATTCGGTAATGAGGAAGATGAAACTCGTTCTATTGATATTGGTGATTTTGATAAAGACGGATATTTAGATATTGTTACAGGAAATCTAGGCTCAAAAAATATTATTCATTTTGGCGATAAGGAAATGACATTCGATAGAACATTCGAATTTAAAGAAGATCGTATGACTTCATCTATAAAAGTTGCGGATCTAGACAAAGACGGAAACTTAGACATAGTAGAAGGAAATTCAGAAGAACGGAATTATGTTTTTATGGGCAGAGATAATGGAGGATTTCAAGAAATTGGATTGAGGGAAGATTTAAATGATGATACATACAACATAGAAATTGGAGATTTGAACAGTGATGGACTTCTAGATATCATTGAATCAAACTCAGGCAGTTGGAATTTGTATTATAGAACCCATAAAAAATAACTGTGGGCAACATCGGTTAAGCGCAAATAGCGGGCAATCAGTTGAAAAGTGATATTTTAGACATCAAGTAAAAACCAACAAAGCCGACAAGAACGCGTCCCTAATCCACGCCACTTGCGTTAACCAAGACCGTTGTAGTGCATTTTCAAGAACGAAATCTCATTAAATATGGAGACGGAAAAAGATTTTATAAAGCGAGAGATTGAAAAACTCAATTTGGTACTGATAAGCCTAATTAATAAAATCATAGGAGCAAAATCAATAAATATAGAAAGTGAAATTCAGAATACAAATCAGACTCTTAATGATCAAATTGGATTCACTCTTCTAGAAATAAGTGAGATGAATAATTCTGATCTGATTCTACATTTAAGAAAGCTTCACTCAACAAACCTTGAGAAACTAATGCAGTTGATGTATGAGATTATCCAAAAGTTAGAATTAGATAATTCTTATGAAATTTACAACAAGAGAAAAATTGCTCAAAAAGCGATACTGATATCGGAGTTTCTAGATGAAAATTCTACAACCTTTTCAATTGAAAGATCAAATATAAAAATTGCTCTGAAGCAAAAGATCTGAGTTCTATAAAAACACATTATTGCAATCGAATAATATTTAAATGAAAGTGGTAC contains:
- a CDS encoding DUF3644 domain-containing protein, which produces MIKSLFALIELRDNAIHFHNDSEIEKEIQELGFACIKNFMELIKKWEPKVNLSNYNFYLMPLAYVDSKIEANAILTDEVKNYLNYLKKKVSETDGEDLDFSVAIGIDINFKKNTTLEGIGMRYDSDGVPINLSEEDITKKYPLTYNEIVQKSRKRYKDFKQNSDFHSIMREIKKEDKFAHNRKLDPKSAKSQIKTFFNPNVWQELDKHYSK
- a CDS encoding VCBS repeat-containing protein, which codes for MRKIRLYIIIFNSLFFSINGFSQDVSFFNADGVFSIGTQSNRTASITLFDIDQDGDLDALVANGRHWAEQNYLFYNDSKGGFKMAIPIGNILDASYAVKSADFNNDGFMDIAVANDNIDNKLYFGSANNNFEKGISFGSISPSRNLEIADIDNDGDFDLILSNRKAENEICLNDGKGNFEKIIAFGNQSNQTIQTKIIDINKDGFLDLITAERQTKNKIYLNDGKQNFSKKIEFGNEEDETRSIDIGDFDKDGYLDIVTGNLGSKNIIHFGDKEMTFDRTFEFKEDRMTSSIKVADLDKDGNLDIVEGNSEERNYVFMGRDNGGFQEIGLREDLNDDTYNIEIGDLNSDGLLDIIESNSGSWNLYYRTHKK
- a CDS encoding porin family protein — encoded protein: MKRFLFLLIALTTSININAQDQYDFKIGVNAGLNYPDIRGNEYAKYNNFKVGYLVGVSLEYYLNQNLSLKSNLNYERKIKKLQLTYYDYNAEETGKENFREITQFINFPVLLKYEFMNSKFFLNGGGFLNIFLDNAYKPDFPIDNINEYTEKNNIDAGFSAGAGINIPLNEKNWLILEIRDDFGIIDIGGVPQSIDGKVQTNSIKLILSWNFGI
- a CDS encoding DUF3644 domain-containing protein, whose product is MKINKTYQSLLDKSINSMLSAIEIYNKPDFKYREETFAILTINSWELLFKARILKLSKYNMKSIYQLEARKKKNGEKSKLMQPKLNRAKNPMTISLAESIYIY